The Bacteroides sp. AN502(2024) DNA segment TTTGTAGAAGGAGTATAATAATTATTATCGACATAATGAAATGAAGTATAAACATTCTCTATTCCTAAATTATTAAGATAGCATGTCAAACTACTTCCCAACGTTACAATTTCTGTAACAAATCGTGAACTCTTCTTTATTTGTGCTTTCGAATATCGCCTTTCCAATTTTTCAGGAACAAGATGCACCATAGCATATATAGGTGCTTTAGGACATATAAAGCGTATTATTTTTGCAAACAATATTTGATATGAATCTCTATGCAAATATTCAGTGAGAATAAATTTATCTCCCGATTTATATGCCATTGCTAATTTGAGTGCCGTAAAAAGAACAGAGATTTTCTTCCCCTTTTTCCCCTTATCCAAAAAACGCCTCCCCATATTGAAAGTATACATTTTATACAATTCAGGATTTCTTTTTTGAATATATTCATAAAGATACCTCATTCCTGTATGATTACCAGATGTTGAAGGCCAATCATAACAAATAATATATATCATATTATTAAAATTTAAATTAAAGAACAATAGTCTTAAACAATAGAGGAATTGCAGAATTTACATCAGTCCTATTATTTAGACAAACATAATATTCAGAACAAAGGTAATGAAAATAATCCAAAGTTTTATTCTAATGAAATTATTCTTTTCTATTATAGCGCAAGCTCGGGATAAGAAATCAATAAAAAACGAAATAACTTTCATCATTAAGAATATTAAAGTAACTTTGTAATCACCTAATATTATTGTGTCATAATGAATTAAAGAAAAGTATGTGCTTAATAACTCTCTCAATGCCTATTTATAATGTAGAAAAATACATTAAACGTGCCTTGTTATCTGCATTAAACCAAACTTATCAAAAATTAGAGATTTTGATAGTAGACGATTTAGGACATGATAACAGTATGAATATAGTCCACCAACTTAAAAGCACACATCCTAGAGGTAACTGCATCCGTATAATTACGCATAAAAAAAATCTCGGTTTGGGAGGAACGAGAAACACAGCAATTGAATTTGCTCGAGGAAAATATCTATACTTTATGGATAGCGACGATGCTATTGTTCCTGATTGCATTGAAACCTTATATAATGTTATTTCACAAGAAAAAGTAGACTTTGTTGCAGCTGGAATCAATCAAATTGATGAAAATGAAAATTCACTCAAAATTACTAACTACCCTAATATAACACGAAAAGGTAAATTATGCATGGCTCAATATTTTTATGAAGAAAAAAATGATATATGGGTAACTACATGGAATAAATTATATAATCTTTCTTTTTTAAAAGAATTTCATATTCATTTTTTGGAACACGTGTACCACGAAGACATAGTAATGCATGCTAT contains these protein-coding regions:
- a CDS encoding glycosyltransferase, whose amino-acid sequence is MIYIICYDWPSTSGNHTGMRYLYEYIQKRNPELYKMYTFNMGRRFLDKGKKGKKISVLFTALKLAMAYKSGDKFILTEYLHRDSYQILFAKIIRFICPKAPIYAMVHLVPEKLERRYSKAQIKKSSRFVTEIVTLGSSLTCYLNNLGIENVYTSFHYVDNNYYTPSTNLYNRGDDVKVIVMGALARDFEQIAYIVSRLPQIHFYICKGREKIDYLFSGLKNVTLVGYVPEAELKHYMNDSDISLNVMKDTIGSNVICTSMATGLAMVVSDVGSIRDYCDETNACFCSSPDDFIKSLMILANDRELLNSLKKMSLRKAQQFSIDNYCVSLSSLLE
- a CDS encoding glycosyltransferase family 2 protein — its product is MPIYNVEKYIKRALLSALNQTYQKLEILIVDDLGHDNSMNIVHQLKSTHPRGNCIRIITHKKNLGLGGTRNTAIEFARGKYLYFMDSDDAIVPDCIETLYNVISQEKVDFVAAGINQIDENENSLKITNYPNITRKGKLCMAQYFYEEKNDIWVTTWNKLYNLSFLKEFHIHFLEHVYHEDIVMHAMLALNTRSFTLTNRTTYLYNCKREDSITNMGQGYTLKHLNDLTIVFSEIRRLIQADNNLSKHLQKEINLYYLFEIYHRYLPAMYSNIKKVDLIKGLARLSQNCIPPILETRLTLKSIKRFLFLKLPFSIQYLIKSHKYKNDRT